The Myxococcales bacterium region GCGCAGCCAAAGTTCGAATACCTCCGCCCGCTGGTCAACGCCTGACGCCGGCTCGCGCTTCGGCCCCGTTCGCGGTAGACCAGAAGGCGTGAACGACGAGGTCGACGAACGGCAAGAACTGGTTCCGACGGCTCGCCTGCTCCGTGGCGCGAACGTCAAGGGGCACGCGTCCGTCGCGCGCCTCCCGAACCAATGGTTCATCGTCTGCCTGTCGCGCGAGCTCGGAACCAAGCCGCGCAAGGTCACGCTCTTTGCCACGCCCATCGTTCTCTTTCGCGACGGCGACGGCAAGGTCGGGGCCTTGCTCGACCGGTGTCCACATCGCAACGTTCCGCTCTCCATGGGCCACGTCGCCGACGACGGGACGTTGCGTTGCCCGTACCACGGCTGGCGCTTCAATCGCGCCGGCGGCTGCACGCACGTACCGTCGCTGGCAAACGACGGCGACGCGAAGGAGCAGAAGGCAAGGCAAGCCTCGGCCTTTCCCGTCATCGAGGAAGACGGCTTCATCTGGCTGTACTCGACGCCGACCGACGACGCGACGTTGCCGGCGAGCCGCCCTCACCGGTTCGCGTTTCTCGGTGCGAAGGACTACACGACCGTCGTTCAAGTCGTCGAGGCCGATGGCACGCTCTACTCGACGCTCGAAAATGCGCTCGACGTCCCGCACACCGCCTTCCTGCATCGCGGGCTCTTTCGCTCCGAGAGCCGCGGCATCACCATCACCGCAAAGGTGCACCGCACGAAAGACCGGGTGGAGGCCGAATACGTCGGCGAGCCGCGGCCCCCGGGCCTCATCGGAAAAATCCTCTCGCCCTCGGGGGGCATCGTCACGCACTACGACCGCTTCATCTTGCCGTCGGTGGCCCAGGTCGAATACCGCATCGGCACCGAGAACCACATCCTCGTCGATTCGGTCATGACGCCCGTCGATGACTTCCGGACGCGGGTCTTCGCCGTCGTCAGCTTCCGCGCGCGTCTGCCCCACTTCATCGTGAAACCGTTCGTGAAGCCCCTCGCCCTTCGCGTGTTCCAACAGGACGCCGTCATCCTCAAGAGCCAGACGGACACCATCCGCGCCTTCGGTGGTGAACAGTTCGCATCGACCGAGATCGACGTCCTGGGCAAGCACATCTGGCGCCTCTTGCGGGCCGCCGAGCGAGGGGGCAAGGCCGGCGAGGAGCACGCGAGCGTTCCCCTCGTCGTCTGAGCGGCGCGCCTTACCGATGCGAATCCTCGCCGCCCGCGCCGCCCTCCTAGCAGCCGTCGTCGGCGCCGGCGGCTGCAAGAAGCCCCTGCCGCCGTCGCCGGCCCCGCTCGAAGTCGAAGCGCTCGGGTGCGTCACCGTGCATCAAGGCGGCGTCCGCCTCTGCGAACGACGGGCCGGAAAGCTGCGCGCCCTCGTCAAGGCGCGGAAGGTCACCGTCTTCTCGGACGGAGCGCCCGTGGCGGTGACGCGCCTCGCCGACGCGGCGGGCGAGCAACTCATCGAGGTCGACGCTCCCGTGGGAAGCTCGAGCTTCGCCTCACGAGCGATGAGCCGCCGACCGCGGCGACCGCTACGTTTCGATTGACGTGGCCCACGCGCGCGAAGCTCGACCAAGCGCTGACGCTGCGTGAACAAGGCGACACGACCCGCGCCAGCGAGCTCTTGCGAGACCTCATGGCGCACGGCGACGCGGCGGAGCGCGCCTTGGCGCGGGGGCAATACGCGCGGATTGCCCTCGGCCAGGGCCGCGTCGAAGAGGCGCTCTCGGGACTGCGCACGAGCGTCGCCGAACATCGCGCGCTCGGCCGCACGAGTGACGAGGTCGACGACGGACTCGCGCTTTGTTTTGCGCTCGTCCAACGGAGCCGTGGCTACAGCGAAGCACGGCAGCGGCTGAACGAGCTGGCGAAGGCCGCCGCGCTGGTGCCCGAGGGACGCGCTCGCTTGCCGTACTACCGCGGTGTCCTCGAGGCCGAGCTCGGCGATCGACGCTCCGCCATCGTTCACTTCGCCGAGGCGCGGGAGCTCGCCAAACGGTTCCAACTTCCGCGGCTGACTCGCAATGCGACGAGCGCCCACGCCCTCGAGCTTCAAATGTTGGGGCGGTTCCGCGAAGCCGACGCCGCCCTGACGTCGCTCCTCCTCGAGGCCGAGGCTTCCGGCGCACCTCCCTGCGAGAGGGTCGAGATCGCCACGAACCTCGGCTACGGCGCGCTCCGCGAGGCCGAGGCCCAGCTCGGCGCGAGCGGCGCGACGCTCGCTGCGAGCCGCTTGCTCGAGACGGCGCGCTCAAGCTTCGAACGCGCGCGCAGAGAGGGCGATGCCGGAAAATGCGCCGACCCCCACCTCGTGGCCATCGCCCTTGGCAACCTCGCGTTCGCGCACTACCGCGCAGGACACGTCGAACAGGCTCGTGCCGGACTGCGCGATGCACGAGTCCACTTGGCCGCGCCACGCGGCTCCGAGGAGGTCTTCTGGCTCGAGCTCGATGCGCTGCTCGTGGCGGAAGAGAAAGGCAAAGACGCGCTCGCCCGCGCCGGCGAGCTCTTGCAGCGGGCCGGTGAGATGGCGCGTTCTTTGGGCCTCCCCGAGCGGCAATGGAGCGCGCTCGTCGCGTCAGCGACGCTGGACCTTCGCGCCGGGAGCCCCGCGCGCGCCGAGACGTCCTTGGTCGCGGCGGAGGCGCTGCTCGATGAGTTGGCACTCTTGGTCCCCCTCGACACGGGACGCGGCACGTTCTTGCGGAACCGCGGTGAGCATGCGCCTGCTCATGGATGCGCGCCTTGCGCGCGGCGACGCAGCGGGCGCGCTGGAGGTCGGACGTCACGCGCGGGCTCGGATCCTCGCCCAGGTGAGTCGAGCGCTCCGGCAAAGCCGCCTCGCCGACGACGAGCGGGCACGATACGAGCGCGCCATCGCCGCCTACCGCACGTTTCGTGAAGAGGCGGAGGCGGCGCGCGGGGCGGATTGGAAACTCTCCAAGGAGAGCCTCGCACGCGTCGAGGCCGAGCGCGGCGAGCGTGAGCGACGTTGGCGAGCTGTCATCGACGAGACGCTGGCGGCCTTAGGCAAGCGGCCGGTGGCGCGAGCGCCGCTGCCCGACGACCCGCCCACGATGTACGTGCACACTGCACGCGCCGAGGCGGTGCTCTTGCTCGCGGCGCAAGGACGGGTGACCGCCACGCGGCTCGCGGGGGCTGCGCCGCCGGAGCTCGCAACGGCGCTGGGCCGGGAGCTAGAGCGGCGGCTCCCAAAGGGCGCGACGGCGCTACGCGTGCTCGCCGCACCACCGGGGATCGATCTCGGTGCGCTGCCGTACCACGGGGCCGTCCTCGGCGAGCGCATCGCCTTCGAACACTCGCTCGACCTGGCCGACGCGGGGCCATTGGGCGTGCGGCCGCTGGCGGGGCCCAAGGCCGCGGTCAGGAGCTCGACCGACGATCGCGTGCTCGTCGTCGCGGATCCGCTGGGCGATCTACCGCTGGCGGCGCAGGAGGGTCGCCTCGTGGCGGAGCGATTGGGCGGCCGCGCCACGCTGCTCGTTGCGCCGATGGGCACGGTCGCCCGCGTCCAGAGCGAACTCGCAAGGCACGACTCCTTCTATTTCGCTGGCCACACGGTGCTCGCCGGGCACGAAGGTTGGGACAGCCACCTCAAGCTCGCCGGCGGCGGACGGCTCGACCTGGCGGACCTGCTCACGCTTCCACGGCCGCCGCGGCGCGTCGTGCTGACGAGCTGCGAGGCCGCGCAGTCCGTCGACCTGGGTGGCCTCGGCGGCTTCGGCATCGCGCAGGCCCTCGTGCTCGCGGGGGCCGAGGCCGTGCTGGGGCCCGTCAGGCCCATCACAGACAAGAGCGCCGCCGCGCTAGGCGCGCGCCTTACCGAGGGCTTTTTCCGCGGCCCGCCGCTCGCAGCGGGAGAAGTGGTGCGAAGGGCGGCGGTGCTCGACGGCAACACCGCCAATAACCCCGACGACGCGGTCTTTGCGAGCGAACGCTGGGCTCTTCAAGCGATTGGGCCCTAGCGGTCACGAGCTAAAATCCGCTGAAGCGGCGAATCCGCATCTGACCTTGTCAGGTTTTCCTTCCCCCGAGCGAAAGCCGATCGGGGCAAGCCATGTCGTTGCGTGTAGGACACCGAATGCTAGACCAGGGCGTGGGCATGCGGCGAACGTCGTCGAGGCGGGGATGGTGGCGCTCAGGCGCGTGGCTACTCGGCCTCGCCGCCGCGGGATGCGCCAGCGGGGACGACGTCCGCGTCGCCCCCGAGACGGGAGCAGACGATGCCATCGATGCGCTGCTCGGCGGAAGCTGCAGCGAGAGCGACGCGCCGAAACGCTACGAGGCGATCCTTCAGGGCGAGGCGCGCTGCGAGGACGTGACGGCGACGGACGGCACCTGGCTTGCGCGGCCTCTCTTTGCCGATGCGCCCGCCGACATTCGCGACGGGAGCTGCCGCTTCACGTGGCGCGCCCGTTCCCGAGGCGCGGCGCCGGACGCCGCCGCGCTCAAAGACCACGTGGGAGCGACGAACTTGCTCCCGAGTTGCTCGCGCGGCGCACCGCCGCGACTAAACGGCGAGCGCTACGAGTTCGACCCGAGCGACATCGTGCCCATGGGCGGCTCGGTCGGCTGCGACGTCTGCGGGGTCATCCGGCGACGTGAGGGTTTCATCGTGCGCCCGCCCAACGTGGACCGCATTCGCTTCCACGCGGCGCTCGCCGACGCCCGCGGCCGCCCCGTTGACATGATGCCGATCACGGTGCCGCCGACGCGTGCGCGTTCCATGGTGGTGACCCTGCCGGAGCCGCCTCCGGGCCTCCACTACGTCGAAGGGCGCATCCCGCTCCAGCTTCGCTGAGAGGCTTGCGGCGCAATGAATCGAGGCCCCGCGTCCGAGAGGCTCGATCGCGCCTCGAGCCACCTCGAGCCAGCGCTCGCGGGGGACGTCGTGGCGCGACGCGCCCTCATGGTCGCGCTGATGCCCGTCGTGCAGGCGCGCGTGGCCCGCATGTTGGCTCGAGCCCCGGGGCAGCATGGACGCGAGCCGCGGCAAGAGCTCATGGACTTGATGCAAGAGGTCTTCCTGGCCCTCTTCGAGGACGACGCCAAAGCGCTGCGCGCTTGGGCCCCCGATCGAGGCTTGTCGTTGGCGAACTGGGTGGGGCTCATCGCAGAACGCCAAACGGTCTCGATCTTGCGGAGCGGCCGCCGAACCCCCTTCAAGGAGACCCCGACCGAGCTCGACGACCTCGACGACGCGCTCGAGCCGACGGCTGGGCCAGAGCTTGGCCTTCTCTCGCGGGACCTCCTGACGCGACTCGCAGACCGCCTGCGCGAGACGCTCTCTCCGAAGGGTCTCGACCTCTTCTACCGCCTGTTTGTCGAGGAGACGTCCGTCGAGGACGTCGCCCGCGAGACCGGCATGACCGCCGACGCGCTCTACGCGTGGCGAAGTCGCCTGGCCAAGCACATCCGGGTGCTGGCTCGCGAGCTGTCCCCCGAGAGCTCGAAAATGTCAGTCCAAGGCCCCGCGGCGCGTAACCCATGAGAGAGAGTTCGTGAAAGAACGAGAATCCGAGTCCCTCGCCGTGGCCCAAGCGCTCGCCGAGCACCTCCGCCAGGAGAAGGGCGAGCTATTGCCCTTCGAGAAGCACCTCTCGGACGAGCTCTCGGAAGACGAGGTTCGAACCATGTCCGCCGCACTCGATTCGCAAGTTGTCGGTAACGCTACCGGCCCCGCCACCGTCTCGCCCCGCCTCGAACTCTACCGACCGCTTTCCGACGAAGAGGAAGACGGGGTGCTCCGCTCCGTGGAACAAAAACTCGGCACCGCCGAGGGCGGCGGCCCGCAGCGGACGGCGCGCGTGGTCCCACTCTTCGCGCGCCGCGTTCTTGGGCCGTTGGCCATCGCCGCGGCCGTAGGGTTCCTGTTCGTTCGCTCGAGCGGCGATGCGCTTCCGCCCTACGTCGTCACGGCCACGGGCGGCGAGAGCGAGCTGCGGGGCGCGTCCGCGCAGGCCGCCACGCCGGCGTTGCGGGTTCGCGCGGGCTCACCGTTCGAGCTGGTGCTCCGCCCCGAACGCGCGGCGTCCGCCGCCATCGTGGCGCGCATCTTTCTGGAGCGCGGCGGCCGCACCACGGAGCTCGTCGAGATTGCCACCGAGACCTCCGCCGAAGGCGCCATCCGCGTGCGGGGCCGCATCCCCAACTCGGCGACGGCCGAGACACTCGACGGCGGCGCACTTGTGGCCTTGATCGGTGAGCCGCGCGCCGTCGCCGCCGGTCTACCGGCGAAGGGCCGCAACGCCGTCGAGCGACGCGTCACCTTAACGCTCGCGCGGTAAGAAAAGCGTCGCGCGCCCTGTCAGACAAAGTGCGCGCGGGTCGTACTCCACACCGAACGCTGGAGGCGACGACCATGACGCGAGTTCTTTCACTGGCCCTTGTCCTTTCTCTTGGCTCGTTGGCGTGTTCGAGCGCCGACGACACCGACGTCTCCGACGGCGACGAGACGACCACGGAGGACGCGCTTCGCGCCAAGATCACGCCCGGCACGTTCAAGCTCTACGACGCGCCGCAACGAGGCCTCACGGGACGTGCGTGCGACGTCTTCAC contains the following coding sequences:
- a CDS encoding aromatic ring-hydroxylating dioxygenase subunit alpha; protein product: MVPTARLLRGANVKGHASVARLPNQWFIVCLSRELGTKPRKVTLFATPIVLFRDGDGKVGALLDRCPHRNVPLSMGHVADDGTLRCPYHGWRFNRAGGCTHVPSLANDGDAKEQKARQASAFPVIEEDGFIWLYSTPTDDATLPASRPHRFAFLGAKDYTTVVQVVEADGTLYSTLENALDVPHTAFLHRGLFRSESRGITITAKVHRTKDRVEAEYVGEPRPPGLIGKILSPSGGIVTHYDRFILPSVAQVEYRIGTENHILVDSVMTPVDDFRTRVFAVVSFRARLPHFIVKPFVKPLALRVFQQDAVILKSQTDTIRAFGGEQFASTEIDVLGKHIWRLLRAAERGGKAGEEHASVPLVV
- a CDS encoding CHAT domain-containing protein, with amino-acid sequence MSRALRQSRLADDERARYERAIAAYRTFREEAEAARGADWKLSKESLARVEAERGERERRWRAVIDETLAALGKRPVARAPLPDDPPTMYVHTARAEAVLLLAAQGRVTATRLAGAAPPELATALGRELERRLPKGATALRVLAAPPGIDLGALPYHGAVLGERIAFEHSLDLADAGPLGVRPLAGPKAAVRSSTDDRVLVVADPLGDLPLAAQEGRLVAERLGGRATLLVAPMGTVARVQSELARHDSFYFAGHTVLAGHEGWDSHLKLAGGGRLDLADLLTLPRPPRRVVLTSCEAAQSVDLGGLGGFGIAQALVLAGAEAVLGPVRPITDKSAAALGARLTEGFFRGPPLAAGEVVRRAAVLDGNTANNPDDAVFASERWALQAIGP
- a CDS encoding sigma-70 family RNA polymerase sigma factor, yielding MNRGPASERLDRASSHLEPALAGDVVARRALMVALMPVVQARVARMLARAPGQHGREPRQELMDLMQEVFLALFEDDAKALRAWAPDRGLSLANWVGLIAERQTVSILRSGRRTPFKETPTELDDLDDALEPTAGPELGLLSRDLLTRLADRLRETLSPKGLDLFYRLFVEETSVEDVARETGMTADALYAWRSRLAKHIRVLARELSPESSKMSVQGPAARNP